Below is a genomic region from Candidatus Micrarchaeia archaeon.
CGTTTATCTCTCGCTAGCCGTTCTGGCTTCTGGATTAAGCAAGACTGCGTTTCGCAATGTGCTGGGCACGCTTATAGACCAGCTGGAAAAATACGCGGAAGTTGAGTAAATGCAAAAGCAAAAGAAAGTCGTTCCGCTTTCACGCGACTGCGCCAAATTGTCCAAACTGGCTTCAAGAGCCAAGGAACCCGTCATTGCTGGCGCATTTAGGGAGATGGAACCTCTGATGTGCAGGCTGGAAGCGTTGGAACTGGAAAGAGTGCGAATAAAAGATTCTGGTTTGCGTGGCACTGAGATGGGGAAGGCGCTGCTTGAGCTCCAAATAGAGGAAACGAAAATCGAGCGCCATTTGTTACCTCCTTTGCTAGAGCGGATTGATGCTGAAAACTGCAAAGAGGGCAAAAACAAGGCGAACAAATCGCGGATTGTGGTGGGCGGGGTCATTGCGTTCGCGGCTGGCATATTGTTGAAATACGCGCAAATCGGCAGCGACTTGGTGCACCTGTCGGATTCCACCTATAAAGACGTGATGTACATCCAGGTTCCGTTGGCCGCTGCCGCGCTTGCAGCGAGCGCATTTCTTTTGGCCCAGGGCTTTGTGAGAATGTCCAGACTGGCGGTGCTGGAAGTGGGCGTCTGTCTTTTCCACAAAAAACTGGACAAACTGCTTTAAGCAGCCGGTGCGAAGCCTTACTGAAGAGCCATAGTTTTATAATAATTGTTCGCAACTTATACTAATTCTGTTCAGCCTGTTCAGAAGTAAAGGTAATCCTGATGGTTAACGTTGACAAGGACCAGTTGCGCGCAAGGTTCAGGAAGGAGTGGAAGAAGCACTACGACATAGATGCACTGAAGCAGCGCGGGTTTTCGAGGCAGGAGTGCAAGAAGTGCAGGCGCGCGTTCTGGGCCCAGGAGGAGCGCGAGTTCTGCGCAGACCCCGGGTGCATCGGCTACGAGTTCATAGGCAACGCCCCTTCAGGCAAGAAGCTCGGATACGTGGAGACGTGGAACAGGATAAAAAAATACTTCACAGAGCACGGCCACGGATACGTTGCCCCTTACCCCACGGTTGCGAGGTGGCGCGACGACTTGTACTTCACCATAGCGAGCATAAATGACTTCCAGCCCTACGTGGTCAACGGCGAACTTGAACCTCCGTACAATCCGCTCATAGTGCCCCAGCCCTGCATAAGGTTCGGGGACATAGGGAATGTAGGAGTCACAGGGAGGCACTACACCAATTTCGTCATGATAGGGCAGCACGCGTTCAACACCGAGAAAACAGGTTTGTTCTACTGGAAGGACCAGGCGCTCGGGCATGACATCGAATATCTTAATGATTTGGGGGTGAAAGAAAAGGATTTAGTATTCATAGAGGACGTTTGGGTGGGCGGAGGGAATTTCGGGCCGAGCATGGAATATTTCTCAAGGGGGCTTGAGCTCGGGAACTGCGTTTTCATGCAATACGAGGTTGCGAAAACCGGGGAACGCGAGCTGAAAACCAAAGTGATAGACATGGGCGCAGGCCTTTCCAGGCT
It encodes:
- a CDS encoding alanine--tRNA ligase-related protein → MVNVDKDQLRARFRKEWKKHYDIDALKQRGFSRQECKKCRRAFWAQEEREFCADPGCIGYEFIGNAPSGKKLGYVETWNRIKKYFTEHGHGYVAPYPTVARWRDDLYFTIASINDFQPYVVNGELEPPYNPLIVPQPCIRFGDIGNVGVTGRHYTNFVMIGQHAFNTEKTGLFYWKDQALGHDIEYLNDLGVKEKDLVFIEDVWVGGGNFGPSMEYFSRGLELGNCVFMQYEVAKTGERELKTKVIDMGAGLSRLAWITHGSPTSYEIVFGDVIKGMKKDFGVHMDEKLFSQYAKLAGGLALDEVKDVGAEKTKIAKMLGATKEELFGKL